In one Melopsittacus undulatus isolate bMelUnd1 chromosome 4, bMelUnd1.mat.Z, whole genome shotgun sequence genomic region, the following are encoded:
- the VAX1 gene encoding ventral anterior homeobox 1 yields the protein MFGKQDKMDVRCSSETEANRVSKNGHKEGKESKGAEGNISTSFLKDQQGTFSASAATEGCNKSKSSSADPDYCRRILVRDAKGSIREIILPKGLDLDRPKRTRTSFTAEQLYRLEMEFQRCQYVVGRERTELARQLNLSETQVKVWFQNRRTKQKKDQGKDSELRSVVSETAATCSVLRLLEQGRLLSPPGLPGLLPPCATGALGSALRGPGLAAGSGSAAAAAAGPGGGGSPHPPAASTAAGPPPPAALHGAAAAGHGLFGLPVPALLGSVAGRLSSAPLAVAGSLAGNLQELSARYLSSSAFEPYSRTNNKESAEKKALD from the exons ATGTTTGGGAAACAAGACAAAATGGACGTTAGATGCAGTTCAGAGACTGAAGCTAACCGGGTCTCGAAGAACGGACATAAAGAGGGCAAGGAAAGCAAAGGGGctgaaggaaatatttctacttcttttttgAAGGATCAGCAAGGGactttttctgcctctgcagctaCGGAAGGTTGTAATAAAAGTAAATCTAGTTCGGCTGACCCGGACTATTGCAGGAGGATCCTAGTTAGAG ATGCCAAAGGTTCAATCAGAGAGATTATTCTGCCCAAAGGGCTTGATCTGGACCGTCCCAAGCGGACCCGCACCTCCTTCACGGCCGAGCAGCTCTACCGCCTGGAGATGGAGTTCCAGCGCTGCCAGTACGTCGTGGGGCGGGAGCGCACCGAGCTCGCCCGCCAGCTCAATCTCTCCGAGACTCAG GTCAAGGTCTGGTTCCAGAACCGGCGCACCAAGCAGAAAAAGGACCAGGGCAAGGACTCCGAGCTGCGGTCGGTGGTGTCCGAGACAGCCGCTACCTGCAGCGTCCTGCGGCTGCTGGAGCAAGGCCGGCTGCTCTCCCCGCCGGGGCTGCctggcctcctgcctccctgcgCTACCGGAGCGCTGGGCTCGGCGCTACGCGGGCCCGGCCTGGCTGCGGGCAGCGgcagcgcggcggcggcggcagcgggtcccggcggcggcggctccccGCATCCACCGGCCGCCAGCACCGCGGCCGGGCCCCCGCCGCCGGCAGCTCTGCACGGGGCGGCCGCCGCCGGGCACGGGCTGTTCGGGCTGCCGGTGCCTGCGCTGCTGGGCTCGGTGGCCGGGCGGCTCTCCTCGGCGCCCTTGGCCGTGGCCGGTTCGCTGGCGGGCAACTTGCAGGAACTGTCGGCCCGCTACCTGAGCTCGTCGGCCTTCGAGCCCTACTCCCGGACCAACAATAAAGAAAGCGCTGAGAAAAAAGCACTGGACTGA